The following proteins come from a genomic window of Pseudomonas hygromyciniae:
- the dacB gene encoding D-alanyl-D-alanine carboxypeptidase/D-alanyl-D-alanine endopeptidase yields MIKSLRPLLLASFLLPMALSVTAAPINTTLPPKVQEALQKAKLQNNALSLVMIPLNGPGTATVFNADVSVNPASTMKLVTTYAALEMLGPNHQWKTEFYTDGTLSGGVLRGNLYLKGGGDPKLNMEKLWLLMRDLRANGVQQVTGDLVLDRGFFIQPQLPEFNDDGNDANKPFLVKPDALLVNLKALRFVTRNDSGRVLVSVEPPIASIQIDNQVKATNAKQCTGDVRYNPVTAADGSVTVTVSGQLGDGCSSQTYLSLLDHATYTAGAVRAIWKELGGTIQGRDVLAPVPKTAKVLARTFSPDLAEIIRDINKYSNNTMAQQLFLSLGAQYRTDADGDDAKAAQRVVRQWLAKKGITAPHLVMENGSGLSRAERVSAREMATMLQAAWRSPYAAEFISSMPIAGSDGTMRKRLKTTALRGEAHVKTGTLNTVRAIAGFSRDNNGNTWAVVAILNDPKPWGASSVLDQVLLDLYRQPKLAAAAPGL; encoded by the coding sequence CAGAAAGCCAAGCTGCAGAACAATGCACTGTCCCTGGTGATGATTCCGCTCAATGGCCCCGGCACCGCCACGGTGTTCAATGCGGACGTCTCGGTCAACCCGGCATCGACCATGAAGCTGGTCACCACCTACGCCGCCCTGGAAATGCTCGGCCCCAACCATCAGTGGAAAACCGAGTTCTACACCGACGGCACCCTCAGTGGCGGCGTCCTGCGGGGCAACCTGTACCTCAAGGGCGGTGGCGACCCCAAGTTGAACATGGAGAAACTCTGGCTGCTGATGCGCGACCTGCGCGCCAATGGCGTTCAGCAAGTCACCGGCGACCTGGTACTGGATCGCGGCTTCTTTATCCAACCGCAATTGCCGGAATTCAACGACGACGGCAACGATGCCAACAAACCGTTCCTGGTCAAGCCGGACGCCCTGCTGGTCAACCTCAAGGCCCTGCGTTTCGTGACCCGCAATGATTCGGGCCGGGTGCTGGTTTCGGTCGAGCCGCCGATTGCCAGCATCCAGATCGACAATCAGGTCAAGGCCACCAACGCCAAGCAGTGCACCGGTGACGTGCGCTACAACCCGGTCACCGCCGCCGACGGCAGCGTCACCGTGACGGTCAGCGGCCAGTTGGGCGATGGCTGCAGCTCGCAGACTTATCTGTCGCTGCTCGACCATGCCACCTACACCGCCGGCGCCGTGCGGGCGATCTGGAAAGAGTTGGGCGGTACTATCCAGGGCCGCGACGTACTGGCCCCGGTGCCGAAAACCGCCAAGGTCCTGGCCCGGACGTTCTCCCCGGATCTGGCGGAGATCATTCGCGACATCAATAAATACAGTAACAACACCATGGCCCAGCAACTGTTCCTCAGCCTCGGCGCGCAATACCGCACCGATGCCGACGGCGACGACGCCAAGGCCGCGCAGCGCGTGGTCCGCCAATGGCTGGCGAAAAAAGGCATAACGGCACCACATCTGGTGATGGAGAACGGCTCCGGCCTGTCCCGTGCCGAACGCGTGAGCGCCCGGGAAATGGCGACCATGCTGCAAGCCGCCTGGAGAAGCCCGTATGCGGCAGAGTTCATCAGCTCGATGCCGATTGCCGGCAGTGACGGCACCATGCGCAAGCGCCTGAAAACCACGGCCCTGCGCGGCGAAGCGCACGTCAAGACCGGCACCCTGAACACCGTGCGCGCCATTGCCGGCTTCAGCCGTGACAACAATGGCAATACCTGGGCCGTGGTGGCGATCCTCAACGATCCGAAGCCGTGGGGAGCATCGTCGGTGCTGGACCAGGTGTTGCTGGACCTGTATCGCCAGCCGAAGCTGGCGGCGGCTGCACCGGGCCTATAA